A region of the Pirellulales bacterium genome:
TGCCGTTTCTTCGACGAGCTCTTCCTGCGCCTTGGTGACTTGCCCGACTTCACGATGAAAATGACGGAAGCTGGCCCACTGCTTCATCTCGTCGAGCATTTCGGCGAGCGACTCGGTCACTTCATCCTGCGCCTGGGCGGCTTCTGCGAGAGGCGTATTGATGCCGGCCCCCTTGCCAGGCGCCGTCTCAGTCTTGTCTTGCAGCTCGACCTGCGCCGTCTTGATCGCCGTCGCCAGACCGCGACCAGCCTCGGGCAGGGGACCGTCAGCCAATCGCGATAGCCGATCGAGCAGGTCCTGCATTTGTCGCTGAGTGTCGGGTCCGTCGATCTTGTTGATCTGCAATTCTTCGAGCAGATCGTTGACCTGGCCTCGCAGACCTTCGTGCTTGTTGGTCAATTCGCGTTCGACCTGTTGCTGATTCAGGCCCGCTCCCTGCAAGGCGTCGATGTCCGATTTTTTCAACTTGCCGGTTTGCTTGAGCTGTACTTCCAATCCGGCCACGTGAGATCGTGCCGCGTGCTGCAATTGCAGCACGCGCGACAACTCGTTGAAAATTACCCCCTGCCGATCGACCAGACGGTCTTGCGCCTCTTCAGGCGTGACGATCGCCAACCGCCGTGGCAGGCTTTGGCCTGTTTGCCCGGCGTAATCGGTCACCGAAGCGTGAAACGTAAGCTGCACACCCGGAGGCAAGCCCAGCGGCGTCAACTGCCACTCATAAGACAGCTCGCGCCGGTCGCCGGTATAACCTTCTGCGGATGAGGCGGTCGCCACTTCAGCGGGCACGGACTCCGGCCCGGCGAAGAGTTCCAATCGCTCTGAGCCCGCGTCAGATTTGTCAGAGCGCAAATACTCAAGCGATACACCGTGTACCGCCAGATCGTCTGCGGCGTTCAGACTCAGTGACAGAACCGCGTCAGGCGTGACATACAAGTTTGCCTTCGGTTGCTCGATTTCCGCGGTCGGGGGCGCGTCGGGCACGGCTCGAATTTCATAGCGAGTCGTTTCATCGTTATGAAAGCCTTCGCGGTCCGTCAAAACGAACCGGTACGGTCCCGAGGCCCGCACTTCAAAAGGAGTTTCCGCATCGGGGGCAATCGTGGCACCGTAACCGTCGGCGCGAAGCGTCGCGGGAATCGTGACGTCATCCGCCATCCGCAGGGCTGCCTCGGCCAGCGGCTTCGTGAACGTGGCTTCCAGTTGCACCTTCGTGCCGACCAGTGCGCGCAGATTCGCTTCGCTGGCGCGCGGTTCCCAACCGGTATACGCCGGAAAGTGCAGCATCAGCTTGGTACTGCGCACCGCCGGCGGCTCGACGACGTCCAGCGCCGTCCAGGGCATCGTATAATCATCTCCCCCCACCGCGCGATATTCGAACGGCCGCTCGACGTTTTCTCGACGCGCGAGCAGTTCTCCTCCGATCGCATGCAATGGTTCGGTCTCTTCGCTCACTTTGTCGTCAGGGCCACTAAACCGGTAATGCATCACGACGTCGTCCGGCGGAACGGCCGACGTTTGATCGATCACTTCAACTTCGAAGTTCTGTCCGTGGGGCAAACGGTCGACCGGGGCAACGATTGCCAACTGATTCACGCGCGGCCAGTCGAAGTCACCCAGCGGACTCACCAGGCGCAATAGCGCCACACGCGACGTCGAACCGCCAACAAAAATGAGCAACAGCACCGCGGCCAGTGAAATTCCCAAGCTCAACAGAGCACGGCGGGCCGGCCGCGCGTCGAGGGCCGTCGAAAGATCGAGTTCGTCGATCGCGGCCGAGGTATCGCGAATCACGGCCCGGCGCAAGTCCGCCGAGCCCGCCAGGGGGTCGTCCGCAGGCTCGCGAACGAATTCCACGGCGCTCGCTAACCGGCCACGAAGAGACGGATATGCGAGTTCCAAACGCTTAGCGATCTGGACATCGCTCATTCGGCTGCCGCGAATGGCACGCCAGACTCCGCGCGCGGCCAAGGTGACAACGGTCAGCAAGGCCAGCGAGGAAATCGCCCGCAGCCCGCGATCTTGATAGCGGAAGAGCGCATCGACGAGCGCCAGCGTCACGCCAGTCCACAGCACGAGGACCAGCGCACGCGATATGGCTTTCGACAGTACGAACTGCCGTGCTCTTCGGCGGATTCGCGCGAGTTTGAGCTCGAGCGGATGCGGCATAACTATTCCTCGCCCGTCGAATTCCGCCACTCTTTGTGATTATACCATTGCATATCGCTTGCGCAGCAGCCACTCGCCGACTAGCAAACCGACAAATGCCAGCAATAGCGGCCAACGATTCCAAAGCTCGATGGGGGGCAAAGCTTCGATTGGCACCTGTCGCCCGGCTGGCAGGGATTTCTTCAATTGCTCGGCCGTGGCGAGCGTGAAGCTGCGCCCCTTAGTCGTTTCGCTGGCCCGCGCCAGCTCTGCAAAATCGGCCTCGACGCGCTCGAACTCACCGGCGGCCAATGTCACGGTGAAGTCGGTCGCCGGTGCGCCCCCCTCCAAGGTCGGCGCCGCGATCCAAGCGTGATAGCGCCCCTCAGGCAAGTCCGCTAGCGAAGCGACGAAAACACCACGCCCCATTTCCGCGCGCTCAAGCTGCACATGGATGTTCTTGCTTCCCTGTTGCTCGAGCACCACGCTGACACCATTATCCTCGGCCGGGGCCAATCGCTCATCGGTGAAGCGGACGCGCACCAGGACTGGTTCGCCTCGGTGATATTCGCGACGATCGGTCGTCAATTCGGCCGATCGATTATTTCCCAGCAACTTCGCCCGACTGAGATAACGGATGGTTTGAATCCAGTAGCGGGCGAAAAAAACATCCCCCACCCGATAGCGCCAACGCCAGGTGCCGTCGACGGCGTGAAACAGCACCTTGCCTGCCCCCGCATATTGCAGACAGATCAATGGCAACTTCGCGCCGTTTTCGCCCGACCGGGCAACATGCTCGGCCAGCACGCGCACGGCCGGCTTGAGCTTCGAAATCTCGAACATCCAATACAGCGGTGGCAAGTTGTTCCAAATCTCGCGAGTCTGTTCCGGTGTGTCCCCCAACTGCATGGTTGGGCTGGCCAGGCCCAGATCGGTAGGCAACACCTGAAAGCCTGCGACCGATCCCGAAATGGGCTGCCCGGCCGTGGCGCCGTCGAACTCCAATGGCAACAGCGCAGCCAACGGCGTATCGCGATAAGCGTCGGGGGTGAATCGAAGCCCCGAGATAAACACCAGTCCGCCCCCCTTCTCGGTGACGAACTCGTTCAGATTTCGCATCACGCCCGCGCCCAGCAGCGTGGGATTCACATCACCGAAGATGATCACGTCGTACTTGAACAACTCCTCGCGTCGCACGGGGAACGATCGCAAAGCCGATTGGTCGATCTCGGCATACGAAGGATCGGCCTCTTGCAGGACAGTATGCAACTCGATCGTCGAGTCGCGCTCTAAAAGGTGCTTAAGATAGCGGAACTCGTAGTTCGGATAAGCTTGCGCAAGCAGGACATGAATCTGATCCTTGCGCACGCTGACCAGCCGCTCTTGCCGATTGTTATCCGCCTGCACCTCGTCCGGCAAACTGGGAACTTCGACAACGAACTCGAATTCGCCGACGGCCGTGGGGCGATACGGGATGACGACCTTTTTCGCCTGGCCATCAGCGCCCACCTTGACCGTGGTTTTCGCCAGCGGCGCAGGGTTTGTCTTATCGCGCAGCACGACGTCGACTTGCTTATCGGCAAAGCCGTGGCCGATGAGCTTGAATTCGAAGTTCACCACATCATCGACAAAAACCACGTCATCGACCAAAAGATCACTGACGACCAGATCGCGGTTTGGCCGGTCGTTCCCCAGCGCAACCGTCAACAGCGGCACTCCCCGACGTCGCGCATAGCCGGCCGCATCGGCCAGCGATTCTCCCTCGGTGCTGATGCCATCGCTGAACAGCACGATCGCCGACGGTGGTGCGCCGCGCAAATCGTTCAAGATGTTGCGGATCCCCTGCCCCAGACGCGTGCTCTGACCCGTCGGCTCGACCCTGGCAATGCGTTCGAGCAATTCTTCGGTTTCGCCTAAGTCGCTACGCGCACTGTCCGCGATAAAGTACAGTCGCAGCTTGTGACCTCGGGCGGCATCTTGCAGTAACTGGCCGTTATCGGCCAACAGTAATGACTTCGCCAGGTTCAGGCGGGTCATTCTTTGCAATCGAGCGCCGCGCAACTGCGATTCGGCTAATGAAGCGATCTGCGGATCATCGTAACGATCGACCACGCCCATGCTGGCCGAATCATCAACGGCGAACACCAAATAAGGCAGCCCCGTCCGCTCGAGCGTGACGGCTACTTGCGCGATCATGAAGCAGACGATTCCCAGCACCACCAACCGCACGCCGATCAGGGCAATGCGAATGTTGCGCCCGGCGCGGGCCGCCTCGCGCAGGTAAAAGAATACGATCAGCGTTACGATCGACGCCACCACGACCAATGTCAGGCCGGCCGGCCACGGCCACTGATAGTCGAGCGTCCAAACCGTACCTTCCCCGGACTCGGCGGGCTCGAGGCCGAGGAAACGCTCTAACCAGGCTGGCACGGTTCCTTTCATCGCGCGTAACGTCCGCTGAACCAATTCAAAAAGCTCTCGGTCACCAGCAACCCGACCGCGGCGACTAATAACCACAAATGCAAGCGACTACGAACGACGATCTCGTCACTGACGTCGGCATCCGTATCGCGCCAGTTCGTACGATGGAAATAACGGACTCCCGGCCAGACGTCTTGCGCGAGTTCCTCGGGAGTGACTTGCTCCAAATCGCTTTCGACCGTGTTGAGATTCACAGCAAAGGCTTGCGCCGCTGCGAGCTGCGTTCCGCCGCCGAATGGTTCGACGCGGTAGATGCCGCTCTGCTGCGTGTCGCCGAACGACCAGGAACGGTCGCTCGCTTCGCCAACGACCGCGGCGCGTTTGATTTCTCCCGACGGCACTCGCACGTCGATCCCTGCCACGCGCCCCGCCGGCAACAAGCCCCCCAGTGCCTGCCCCACCGACACGTTGTGCTCTTGCAAGCGTCCGTGCATGGCGAACATCAGGAGTTCCTGGACGATGGGTACATAGCTGGGCCACATCGGCATCGCCGTCCAAGTGGCATCGGCGCTGGTCGCCACCAGGATCGATCGTCCGCGGCCGATCGTTTCTTCCACGATTAGCGGATCGCCGCTATCCGTGGCCAGCGCGACTTGCGCTCGTGTCGGCTCGGCCAATTGCAATTTGAAATACTTTTGCAGCGGAGTGGTCAACAGGCCGGCTTGTTCTGAATCGCGGAACTCGGCGACCAGCGGATGCCGATAGCCGAGCGGGTCGAGCGCGTATTGCGCCGCCTCGGCCGGCTTCAAGAGTTGCGCCGGCAGGACGCGCTTCGCGGGATCGTCACGCGCGGCGAGCAGCCGATTGTAATTATCGGGCTGCACCTGGTCGCCAAGGAAAAAGACGACGCCCCCGCCAAAGTTCAAGTAAGAGCGCAACACATTGGCCTCGCGCTCCGTGAATTGCGACACATTGCACAGGAACACGCAGTCGTACTGCGTGAGATCGGTGTCCAACAGCGCGCTCTCGTTGACAACTTCGGGCCGGACTCGCGATCGCTGGCGTTCGCCCGCCGGTGGCGAGAGGGCGACCATCAGAAAATCGGTCGCCGATTTGAACCGCCCGCCGGCCGGTCGACCATCAACGCACAGGACGCGCAGTTGGTCCTTAACACCAATCGCCAGGTAACGGTGATTATCGATATCCAGCAAGTCAGGCGTCATGCGTAGCTCGACGACGTGCTCGCCCGCGGCGTCGAAATAACAGGGAAAGTTTACGGCCGTACTGCCACCGGCGGCCAGGTCGACCGTTCGCTCGGCGGTACGCTCGCCGTCGATGTGCAGCTCGACAGTTTGCTGCGCTTTGGCCTGACGTCCGAAGTTGCGCACCTCGGCGGCTAGCATCGTCGCTTGCCCCACCGTGACAACTCCATCGGCCAGGCGAAGCTGCTCGATCGCGGCGTTATCAGCTCCGGATTGCCCGAGGTCGATCACGGTCAATGCGGCCGCTTCGCCGAGGCGCCGCGCGCGTTCGCGGAATTCTGCAATTGACGCGGCGCCGAGATCGGGGGACCAACTAGTCCGGCCCAAATCGGTAAGGAAGTACACCTGCTCGCGCGTGAGCCGGGGAAATTCGCGCCGCGCGGCCGCAAGTACCTGCTCGATCTGTGTGAGTGTCGTCGCCAGGTCGGCGCCACCGTGCGTGATCTTCGTCGCCGCGATCTCGCCCAAAAACTCAGCGGCCGAAAACGACGGCGTGCCGACAATCACTTGCGGCGGATCAGCCATTAAAATCAGCGTCAAACCGTCTCCTTGGCTGCGCTCTTCGACGATTTGCTCGGCCAGTTGCTTGGCACGGTCGAACCGGCTGCGATCCGTGGGCTTGTACGCCATCGAATACGAAGCGTCCAGCACCAGCAACTTATGCGTCGGCTGGCCGGTATGCGTCACCATGCCGGTGCGCTCGATCATGGGCTCGGCCACGGCCAGCACCACCGCCAAAACAAGAGCCGTGCGCACGGCCAGCAGCAACCAGTTCTCCAGGTGAATGCGCCGTGAATTCTTGGTGACCGCGGCTAGCAGATACTGCATCGCCGCCCAGGGAACCTCCTGGTAGCGGCGCCGACTGAGCAAATGAATCACTACGGGCGCAGCAGCAGCCGCCATCCAGCCGAGCATCGCCGGATGCATCCACAGGCCCAGCAGTATTAACCGATTAAGCAACGTCTTTCACGATAAGATTGTGATCGAACTGCATTCCAACAATTCGCCTTACTTCACCATCAACGGTCCCATCAGCCGGCATGCCTGAGTCGAGACGCCAGGTATGCCGACAGCGGCACGTCCAATGTTTGATCGGTGCGCATCGGTACGTAATCGATGCGCTGCGCCCGGCAGCCGCTTTGCACCTGGCGCAAGAAAGCACCAAACTCCGCCAGGTACGCTTTGCGCAGCGTGCGCGGTTCGCTCAGGACGTCGGGCAACTGCTCGAGCCCCTTGAACAGAGTCGTCTGCTGAAAGGGAAAATCCATTTCGGCCGGGTCGAGCACATGGAAAATTACGACCTCGTGCCGGCGATGTCGCAGATGCTTTAGTCCCGCCATCATCGCGGGAACATCATCGAACAAATCGCTAAGAATCACGACCAGGCCGCGCTTCTTCAAGCGTTCGGCCAGGTCATGAAAGATGGGGCCCGTCGCCGTCTTCCGTTCGGCATGCGTCTCGTCCATGACGTGCATCATTTGTTTCAGTTGCGACGGATTGCCGCTGGGGCGTAGCAAAGTGCGGACCTCCTGGTCGAACGTCACCAGGCCGACACTATCCTGCTGGCGCAGCGTGAGGTAAGCCAGTGATGCAGCGATGCACTGCGCATATTCCAATTTGCTGAGAGCCGCGTGGTCGCTCTTGTAGCGCATGCTCTCGCTCGTATCCAACAGCAAATAACAGGCGAGGTTCGTCTCCTCTTCGTATTGCTTCAGATAGACCTTGTCGGTCTTGGCAAATACTTTCCAATCGACGTAGCGCAGATCGTCACCTGGCACGTATTCGCGATGCTCGGCGAACTCGACCGAGAATCCGTGGTAGGGGCTGCGATGCATGCCCGCCACGTATCCCTCGACGATCGAACGAGCTCGCAGCTCCAGGCCGTGCAATTTAGCGAGCGTCTGCGGATCTAAATACTTCTGCGACTCGTCCACCGCCGCTGGTCTCCAGGTCCGATTCCGGAACGACTTCGATCAACTTGCGAATGATATGGTCTGTCTTGATTCCTTCGGCCTCGGCATTGAAGTTGGTCACAATGCGATGCCTGAGCACCGGCGCCACGACAGCCCGCACGTCCTCGCACTCGGCGTGATACCGGCCGTGCAGCACGGCCCGCGCTTTCGCCGCAAGCACCAGGTACTGACTGGCCCGTGGTCCCGCGCCCCAACTGACGTAATCGCGAATGAACTGCGGAACGTCCCCCTTCTCGCGCCGCGTCAACCGCGTGAAGCGCAATGCATAGCGGGCCACGTGCTCGGCCACGGGCACGCGCCGCACGATGTTCTGCAGCGTGAGAATGTCCTCGGTCGATAGTGTTGTTTCGAGTGTCGGCGTTTCGTCGGCGGTCGTGCGGCGCACGATTTCGAGTTCTTCGTCTTCGTCCGGATAGTCGACGAACGTGTTGAACATGAAGCGATCGAGCTGCGCCTCGGGCAATGGATAGGTACCCTCCTGCTCGATCGGGTTCTGTGTGGCCAGGACGAAGAATGGCGCCGTCAGACGATGCCGTGTGCCACCCACGGTCACCTGGTGCTCTTGCATTGCCTCGAGCAGCGCCGCCTGCGTCTTTGGCGGCGTGCGATTGATTTCGTCGGCCAAGATCACGTTCGCAAAGATCGGGCCGGCCAAAAACTTGAACTGCCGCACGCCTGAAACCTTGTCTTCCTGAATCACCTCGGTGCCCGTAATGTCCGATGGCATCAGGTCGGGCGTGAATTGGATGCGGCTGAACTTGAGCGACAGCGTGTCGGCCAGCGTGCGAATCAGCAATGTCTTTGCCAGGCCTGGCACACCGACCAACAAGCAGTGGCCGCGAGCGAACATCGCGATCAGCAACTCTTCGATCACCTGTTGCTGGCCGACGATCACGCGCCCCAACTCGGCGACCAGTCGGCGGTAGGCGTCGTTAAGCTTTTGTACTGATTGCACGTCATCGTCGGGGAGCATGCGATCCTCTTTTCAAATCGTTGATTTCCGCCTGATTTGATTCAGCCCGTTCTGCCAATCCAACTCGATCGTGGCGTTGCCAACATGCGCCACTAGCTCTTACCGGCCGCTCGCACTCTGCGACGCCGGTCTTGTACGACCGGATGGCGCCGGCGCGCGCGTCGCTTGTTCGGTGCGAGGCTTGGCCCGTTCGCCTTGTCCTAGCGTGTTGCCTGCCGCCGAGTAATCGGCTGGTCCTAAGGCGGTAAGTCGATCACTGCTGGCAATGACCAGCACTTCGCCGGCCGCGACTAAATTGCCCGAATGAATCCCGCGCGCTTCGAGCATGACGGGCGCTTGCTCCTGTCCTGTGCGCTGATCGAAGACGTGGATCGCTTGCACGGTTGGCCAATAGACCTTGCCGCCCGCCAACACGCCACGGCCAAACCCCTTGGGCGTCGGGCCCTCGGGCCAGGGATAGCTCACTTTGCCGGTCATCACGTTGATGCGCCATAGTTTTTCGCCGCTAGCCCACAGTGCGTCACCGCCGACCCCCAACAGATGCACGACGTCGTTGGCCAGATTCGTCTCCCACAGCAACAGCCCGGTCGCCGCATCGTAGGCCAGAATGCTTTCACTGTCGGCCGGTGCGACGATCAGCCGGCCACGGTCGTAGAGACACGGAGTCAAATCGCGATAGAAATGCGTCGCCCGCTGATTTAGGTCCCCCTTCTTCGCGCGCGGATAGCGCACGATCCACAGCGGGTGTCCCGTGTCGGCAGCCAGCGCCGCTACGGCGCCCAGGTTCGTGTTCACGTACACAACATCGTCGACCAACGTCAGCAGGTTGTGCGTACACTCACCCGATTGGCCGCGCGACGGCGTTTCAGCGCTGGCGACGAACTGCCGCCACAATTGTCGGCCGGTGCGCGCGTCGTAACAAGCGACGTGCGATTGGGGGCGCGTGCCATGTCGCAGCGCGACAAAAACTCGCTTGCCGTCCGTGACCGGCGATCCCTCGTAGGCCCATTTCTCTTCCAGTCGCAGCGGCGGCCACGTCAAACGCCCTTCGCCGACCAGGTCCAGCCCGACGAGATAGCTCGGCTGATGATAATTGACGCTGTCTTCGGGGCGCGTCGTCAGCGGATCGCCCATGCGGGCATAGAGAAAGCCTTCATGAGCCGTGAGTGTGAATCGCGCCACGCCCAGCGTGCTGGCCGTGCCATGTACGCGCTCGGCGATCGGCTCGGCAGGACGAAATATAACGGCGTCGCCCCCCCAGGCCGGCTTACCGGTGCGGAGGTCGTAAATTCGAATTTCATGCTGCGTGTTTACGGCAACCAGATTGCCGACGACGATCGGATGGTAGCTGAGCAGCTCGTTCTTGGTCTCGGCAACGCGAGGCGAAGGATAAAATGAATCGGTAACCGGCGCCTTGGGGAGCGAAATCGGTTCGCTCCACAAGACAACATCCGGAGCAAGCGCCGCCGGCCCGCAATGCGATCGAGACATCGCCCCGGCGAACGTCGGCCAATCGCGCCCCGCGGCAGACGGCTGCCAATCCTTCGCCCCGGCCAAGAGCGCCGTCAGCGACTCGACGTAATTCACTTCCAGACCGGCGAGTCGACCACGTGCCGAGGCATGCATCGCCGTAAACGCCACAAGTTCGTCGGCGGCGCGCTCGAGCGAACCTTCCAGAATCGACACCAGCACGAGCCGCGCACGCACGCTGGCCAGATCGACGTCCGAATCCGGATATGCCAAGCGATTGGGGGGCAGGTTGCGGTCGTTCCAACAAGCGACAAGTTCGCGGCGCGTTTCATCGGTCAAAGCTTCATCGGTGCGCAACCGATACACGGCCGGCGGGATCGCGCTATCCGGCTGGTACCACCGCTGCAACTGCTCGCGACGCTCGGTCGCGAGTCCATCATCGGCAATCGTGCGATCAAATGCGTCGCGCGGCACGCTTTGTGGCGGGGTAGGAATCAACGCCTCCCAACTGGCTCGCGCAACGCCATGCTCGCCCCGTTCGAGAGCCATATCTCCCAAGGCCAACAAGGCATCGTCGCCCGTGCTGCTGACAAAGTACTGGTCGAGCATGTCGCGCAATGCCCGCACATCATGTCGGGCCACTACGTCGTCAAATAATCGTTTGGCCTGGGCGTCGATCCGGGCACGATAAAGCGCGAGCGCCTGCGCCGGCAGAACCGCCAGCCGCATTTGGCAATATTCACGCACGCTGACGTAACGGCGGTCGCTGGCAGCGATGACACGGCCCAAATCTTTTTCCATCACCTGTCGCAAGGTTTCGACAGCTTCGTCCCATTGCTGGTCCCCGGCGAAGGCCTTGGCCTGCTCCAGGCGGGACAACGTATCGGCGTCGGCCTGCGGCACTTCCACCGAATCGGAAAGCTCAAAGCGGCTGGACAGGCTAAAGAAGAAGGGTTGCGCTGCGCATAAACGCGGCGCAATCAGCAACGCGAAGAACGCGACAACCAGCCAACTCAGATTACGGCATACGAAACCGATACTCACGTTCGCACGGACCTCGGTGAAGGGTCGAGCATGCCAGGCAAGACATCTGGGCGGCGGCGCGCGTCGAAAGCAGGCTGAACCGGATCGATCGAAAGCGTAACGACGGTTCGGGCGTCAACCGACGCTGGGCACTTAAGTATAAGCCGCGACACAGTTCCCGGAAAGGAAACGCCCACTCACAGCCGACCCGGCAGACGATGCGAAATGCAGGGAAAACCGCAGAAAATCGTGGCGATTCCTGCAAATCGCGGCGCGGGCGCGGCGCGGCTACCCGCGACACGTCCCACCTTCGTAAGCTCCCACTTGATGGGTGCGCCAGCACCGCCAGGACTTACCGCGACCGCGAATACCCTTCCAGAATGCGACCGATGTAGAACATCGCGAATGAAGCCACGGCCATCACGAGCATCTTGCCAACGCTTACGAGCTCCGTGATTTGCATGACGATGGCCAGGCCGGGCAGAACGAGTCCCGCGATCTGTAGCAGCCGCCCAATGATTTGCACGCCCGTTCTCCTGCGCGACACCTTGGATAAACTTACACCCGCATGGCTGCGTCGCTGGCAGTAGAGTATCGTAAAGACATGCCGCGCCGCAACGAGCGCGGCGGGAGGCAGACAACAATGAGCCTGTGGCAAATCCTCGGACGAACCTTACGGCTGCGCTGTCCGCGCTGCGGCCAGGGGCGACTCTTCAGCGGTTGGGTCAGCATGCCGCGACAATGCGAGTCGTGCGGCCTGAAATTCGAGCGCGAGCCCGGCTACTTCCTTGGCTCGATCTATTTCAACTACGGCGTCACGGCCTTTATTGTGACGATTGCCGCCCTGTCGATGATGATGTTCAGCGACTTCTCCGAACGAACGCTGCTCTTCTCGCTCGGTGCGTTTTGCATCCTGTTTCCGATGTGGTTTTTCCGCTATGCCCGGGCGCTGTGGATGACGTGGGATCATTTTGTCGATCCTCTGCCGACAACGACCGCCGCATCACAACCAATTCCACATGATGCCGCGAAAGACGCAGCGCATAGGTAACGTCGAATCGCGCGGCGAAATAGAAAAACGCGTGCGAACGATTACTCGCCGCGAATCTCGGTCGACTGGTGACCGCCGAGCGGAGCGTCGCCATTTTTCTGCTGGCGACGGGCCTGGCGCACCAGGTAATAGAAATAACCGCTGAACGAACCGAAGATCGCGAACGGCATCGAGAGCATGAACAGGATGCTGTACATCATCCCGGTGACCAGGTCTCCCCCCTTGCCATCCTGATTGGCGAGAGCCGCCTTGCAACTGGGACAAGCCGAGGCCGTCTGAGCCGCAACCAAGACGAGAACCACTGCGGCGAACAAGACAACGTTCGACAACAGGCGTCGACGTCGTTCGGCGCGGGTGTCATGGCTTGTATGCGTCATTTTCAGACTCGCTAGACCGGACATCTTTAACAATCGAAATTATAGCCGATACAGGGCACCTGGGTAGACGGAAACCGGGGGAGGATCGTGCCTGGCAAGTCGGTTTTTAGCCGGTTTTTCTCGTTCGAGTAGGACGCCCGGTGCCCCATGCCCCCGCTCGTGGATTCCGCACGCGTCGCTACGACGGCTTCTTCGTCATACAGCATTTCTTATATTTCTTGCCTGAGCCACAAGGGCAGGGATCGTTCCGCCCCGCCGCGCCGGTTGCCGGCCGCGCGACCCTGGCGGACGCAGGTGCTGGCGGGGGTTGCCCTTCACGCCCGGGCAAGCAATCCCGGAAGACGTTTTGTCCCTTGATCCATTTCGCCGCCACGTCCGGAGTCGTTAACGCGCACAGTACCGCGCTGTTCAGCTCATACCGCTGGGCATCGATTCCTTTTTCCGCGAGCCCATCGCGCATCCCGTCGGACACTGACACCGTCCAGATGCGCGCGTGATAGTCGAACGGGGCGGTATTGGGCTGCGTCGGATGCAGATACGCCTCTTCGCATTTTTTGACCGATAGCGAACTATACCCGCGACAGATCAAGGGGCGCGCCGCGTATACGCTGCACGTATTATCGTCGGCCAGCAATGCACAAGGGATGTTCGCCTGCTTGCGCTGCTCGGCAGTCATCGGCCGTTTCCGCCGTACGCGATCGCGCAATCGTTCTTCGACCTTGGCGAGTTGCTCGGGTGGCAGCGTTTGACGCAGATGATGGGCCACGCTGATGGCATCGAGCGGATGAACCTCGACGTGCGAGTAGCAACAGAAAGCGCACCCTGCCCGGCATTCTCGCCCCGCGCGGCCAGGCGATTGATCGATGCCGACCTGAGCCCGGCCCAGCGTATCGTCGATCAATTCGAGCGCCGCCCGCTCAGTCCGGCCGGCGTTCTCGATGATTTCGATCGTGGATTCGTACTCCGCTCGGCGGGCACGGGCGCAAGCCTCGAACGCTTCGGCCTGCGTGGGCATTTCGGCGTCCGCGTCGCCGCCCAT
Encoded here:
- a CDS encoding PQQ-binding-like beta-propeller repeat protein; this encodes MSIGFVCRNLSWLVVAFFALLIAPRLCAAQPFFFSLSSRFELSDSVEVPQADADTLSRLEQAKAFAGDQQWDEAVETLRQVMEKDLGRVIAASDRRYVSVREYCQMRLAVLPAQALALYRARIDAQAKRLFDDVVARHDVRALRDMLDQYFVSSTGDDALLALGDMALERGEHGVARASWEALIPTPPQSVPRDAFDRTIADDGLATERREQLQRWYQPDSAIPPAVYRLRTDEALTDETRRELVACWNDRNLPPNRLAYPDSDVDLASVRARLVLVSILEGSLERAADELVAFTAMHASARGRLAGLEVNYVESLTALLAGAKDWQPSAAGRDWPTFAGAMSRSHCGPAALAPDVVLWSEPISLPKAPVTDSFYPSPRVAETKNELLSYHPIVVGNLVAVNTQHEIRIYDLRTGKPAWGGDAVIFRPAEPIAERVHGTASTLGVARFTLTAHEGFLYARMGDPLTTRPEDSVNYHQPSYLVGLDLVGEGRLTWPPLRLEEKWAYEGSPVTDGKRVFVALRHGTRPQSHVACYDARTGRQLWRQFVASAETPSRGQSGECTHNLLTLVDDVVYVNTNLGAVAALAADTGHPLWIVRYPRAKKGDLNQRATHFYRDLTPCLYDRGRLIVAPADSESILAYDAATGLLLWETNLANDVVHLLGVGGDALWASGEKLWRINVMTGKVSYPWPEGPTPKGFGRGVLAGGKVYWPTVQAIHVFDQRTGQEQAPVMLEARGIHSGNLVAAGEVLVIASSDRLTALGPADYSAAGNTLGQGERAKPRTEQATRAPAPSGRTRPASQSASGR
- a CDS encoding DUF983 domain-containing protein — encoded protein: MSLWQILGRTLRLRCPRCGQGRLFSGWVSMPRQCESCGLKFEREPGYFLGSIYFNYGVTAFIVTIAALSMMMFSDFSERTLLFSLGAFCILFPMWFFRYARALWMTWDHFVDPLPTTTAASQPIPHDAAKDAAHR
- a CDS encoding SEC-C metal-binding domain-containing protein, with protein sequence MTGEYLPTPMGGDADAEMPTQAEAFEACARARRAEYESTIEIIENAGRTERAALELIDDTLGRAQVGIDQSPGRAGRECRAGCAFCCYSHVEVHPLDAISVAHHLRQTLPPEQLAKVEERLRDRVRRKRPMTAEQRKQANIPCALLADDNTCSVYAARPLICRGYSSLSVKKCEEAYLHPTQPNTAPFDYHARIWTVSVSDGMRDGLAEKGIDAQRYELNSAVLCALTTPDVAAKWIKGQNVFRDCLPGREGQPPPAPASARVARPATGAAGRNDPCPCGSGKKYKKCCMTKKPS